A window of the Dyadobacter pollutisoli genome harbors these coding sequences:
- a CDS encoding VOC family protein, with amino-acid sequence MSDLGFIAPFFIVADLRESVDFYVDKLGFEVLYITDDEDPYFAMLGRGQVSIMLKASGQPIPNHTRYEWAVWDAHISAADPEALFAEFSSKGVNFNQPLEDNTDNLRGFAVTDPSGYRLFFGRPNA; translated from the coding sequence ATGTCCGATCTGGGATTTATCGCGCCTTTTTTTATTGTGGCCGACCTTCGGGAATCGGTGGATTTTTATGTCGATAAATTGGGCTTCGAGGTGCTGTATATTACCGATGACGAGGATCCTTATTTCGCGATGCTGGGCCGTGGCCAAGTCTCCATCATGCTCAAAGCGAGCGGGCAACCCATACCTAATCATACCCGATATGAATGGGCGGTCTGGGATGCGCATATCAGTGCTGCCGACCCAGAGGCGTTATTTGCAGAGTTTAGCTCCAAAGGTGTAAATTTTAACCAGCCCCTCGAAGACAATACAGATAACCTCCGCGGATTTGCAGTCACGGATCCCAGCGGTTACCGTCTCTTTTTTGGACGGCCTAACGCCTGA
- a CDS encoding alpha/beta fold hydrolase has translation MRVILIALMFLGFIPQVRCQDGFVKGFPRLAYWKLGDKPQVIIVLHGGPAVQHEYLRPEFDLLNKHCSVIYYDQRGCGRSQQDTTYIWEEHVKDLKRVIKTLSAKNKVFLAGSSWGSTLAMIYAYKHPEDVKGIILSGTYHWEGMNQVYHKKTYRQPVRSHKQIVRESGILLRQNVDQSISEEPLSIFKEIEMYTDAPAFETRDSFVSAPTIDSLRRVNLPILLFNGSRTCQIDCADEYMNVFSKAELYTIKGACHDPWMSDPELFAATCNRFILKHK, from the coding sequence ATGCGTGTCATATTAATTGCACTGATGTTTTTAGGCTTTATTCCCCAGGTGCGTTGCCAGGATGGCTTTGTGAAGGGTTTTCCTCGGCTAGCATATTGGAAGCTGGGTGACAAACCACAAGTAATTATTGTCTTACATGGTGGCCCAGCCGTGCAGCACGAATATCTGCGTCCTGAGTTTGACCTACTAAATAAACATTGTTCTGTTATATATTACGACCAGCGTGGCTGTGGCCGTAGCCAACAAGACACAACCTACATTTGGGAGGAACATGTGAAGGATTTGAAACGGGTAATAAAAACTCTCTCTGCAAAAAACAAGGTGTTCCTGGCTGGCTCATCATGGGGAAGTACATTGGCTATGATTTATGCTTACAAACATCCGGAAGATGTGAAAGGTATTATCCTCTCCGGTACATACCACTGGGAAGGAATGAATCAGGTCTATCACAAAAAAACTTACCGCCAACCTGTCCGATCTCACAAGCAAATCGTGCGAGAATCCGGGATCTTACTTCGGCAAAACGTTGACCAATCAATTAGCGAGGAGCCACTTTCGATATTCAAGGAAATTGAAATGTACACGGATGCTCCTGCCTTTGAGACCCGAGATAGTTTTGTATCGGCGCCGACAATAGATAGTCTTCGGAGGGTCAATCTTCCCATTTTGCTTTTCAATGGCAGCAGGACCTGTCAGATAGATTGTGCTGATGAATACATGAATGTTTTTTCCAAGGCTGAATTGTATACCATTAAGGGAGCCTGTCACGACCCTTGGATGAGCGATCCGGAACTTTTTGCAGCGACCTGCAATCGTTTTATTTTGAAACACAAATAG
- a CDS encoding redoxin domain-containing protein — MSTMGDLKARFAILLVIICTGVQVLAQTPNRLGPGSDEEIKKALIVVEANLDDLKAHRKYMYEMGYSNPALLAQYEVWMKKFPRNVNIPLAIGTNYHNAEMPQAKDFLLKAAAMDPNNAKVWAMLSADAARWGQDDLSIDYIRKAGLVDPSNAKYEYGYVRSFMNGDPDTYKKKVFDFVQRFPADELGATAIYWLGERSTNLNDKIHYLELLRELYPPQKFKWSASGMVGLADAYLQTDPEKALVLINELDWEGDWKIRKQVAESLINIDQLEQNQNYKDAIGKLNQIQLPRFNYINDFIALKKASLQEKTGDVKGAYDSLSVKFAKLPTDALYGALETFGKKIGKNKEQVVRDIEVIRNTKAVAAYPFELGLYTSDGKLKLDALKGKVILLTFWFPGCAPCKEEFPHFQTVVDSFKGDSLVYLGINVFPSQDGYVLPFIKNNKYSFIPLRGNSSFAEKNYGVYGEPENFLIDKDGKIIFKDFRIDNSNHRTLELMISSLLEKGPPKQ; from the coding sequence ATGTCAACGATGGGAGATTTGAAAGCGAGATTTGCAATTTTACTGGTAATAATCTGCACTGGCGTGCAGGTTTTGGCCCAAACACCTAATCGCTTAGGTCCCGGATCCGATGAGGAAATTAAAAAAGCCCTAATTGTTGTAGAAGCTAATTTAGACGACTTGAAAGCCCACCGAAAATACATGTATGAGATGGGCTATAGTAATCCGGCTCTTTTGGCGCAATACGAAGTCTGGATGAAAAAATTTCCGAGAAATGTAAATATTCCGCTAGCAATTGGCACAAATTATCATAATGCTGAGATGCCACAAGCAAAAGATTTTTTGCTAAAAGCTGCTGCAATGGATCCTAATAATGCCAAAGTATGGGCTATGCTTTCGGCAGATGCTGCTAGGTGGGGACAAGATGATTTGTCAATTGATTATATCAGAAAGGCAGGGTTAGTGGATCCTTCAAATGCCAAATATGAGTACGGCTACGTTAGGTCTTTTATGAATGGCGATCCGGACACTTACAAGAAGAAAGTCTTTGATTTTGTACAGCGTTTTCCGGCAGATGAACTTGGCGCAACCGCTATATATTGGTTGGGAGAGCGCAGTACCAATCTGAATGACAAGATTCACTATCTTGAACTGCTCCGTGAATTGTATCCCCCACAAAAATTTAAGTGGTCAGCATCCGGAATGGTAGGATTAGCTGATGCCTATCTGCAAACAGATCCTGAAAAAGCCTTAGTATTGATTAATGAGCTGGATTGGGAGGGTGATTGGAAGATCAGAAAACAAGTGGCTGAATCATTAATTAATATTGATCAGTTGGAACAGAATCAAAACTATAAAGATGCCATTGGTAAACTTAATCAGATTCAACTGCCCAGGTTTAATTACATAAATGACTTTATAGCATTGAAAAAAGCGTCCTTGCAAGAAAAAACAGGTGATGTGAAAGGTGCTTATGACAGCCTTTCTGTAAAATTCGCAAAGTTACCGACTGATGCGCTTTATGGCGCACTTGAAACCTTCGGGAAGAAAATAGGTAAGAATAAAGAGCAGGTTGTAAGGGACATTGAAGTTATCAGGAATACCAAAGCTGTTGCTGCATATCCATTTGAGCTGGGCCTTTATACCAGTGATGGCAAGTTAAAGTTGGATGCGCTAAAGGGCAAAGTAATTCTGCTCACGTTCTGGTTTCCGGGCTGCGCTCCTTGTAAAGAGGAATTTCCGCATTTTCAGACGGTAGTTGATTCATTCAAAGGTGACAGTTTGGTATATCTTGGAATTAATGTATTTCCATCGCAAGATGGTTATGTACTTCCTTTTATAAAAAATAACAAATATTCGTTTATTCCATTACGCGGCAACTCATCGTTTGCTGAAAAAAACTATGGTGTATATGGTGAACCTGAAAATTTTCTGATCGACAAGGATGGAAAGATTATTTTCAAAGATTTTCGGATTGATAACTCCAATCACCGCACATTGGAATTGATGATATCGTCGCTATTGGAAAAAGGCCCACCAAAACAATGA